From a single Miscanthus floridulus cultivar M001 chromosome 8, ASM1932011v1, whole genome shotgun sequence genomic region:
- the LOC136477347 gene encoding chloroplastic import inner membrane translocase subunit HP30-2-like, whose amino-acid sequence MADGKPGEDSAVALMTSPSVPMARGLRGGSNPLEEWSGHVKAIEAGFRAWMAKQPIHIEAAVATAVGAVQGGALGGLMGSLTADGGSPFPMPQPPPNANPEAMASFKQAQALAGGPLVQARNFAVMTGANAGISSVMRRIRGQEDIQGSMAAAFGSGALFSIVSGVGTPNPVVNAITTGVAFAVFQGGFFMIGQKFSKPSSEDTYYSRTRSMLHKLGLEKYEKNFKRGLLNDQTLPLLTDSALRDVKIPPGPRLLILDQIKRDPELVRAK is encoded by the exons ATGGCGGACGGCAAGCCAGGGGAGGATTCGGCCGTGGCGTTgatgacctcgccgtcggtgccAATGGCTCGGGGATTGCGCGGCGGTAGCAACCCTCTGGAGGAGTGGAGCGGGCACGTTAAGGCGATTGAGGCCGGGTTCCGCGCGTGGATGGCGAAGCAGCCCATCCACATCGAGGCTGCGGTGGCCACGGCCGTGGGGGCGGTGCAGGGCGGGGCTCTGGGTGGTCTCATGGGCTCGCTCACAGCCGACGGAGGGTCGCCGTTCCCCATGCCGCAGCCGCCGCCCAACGCCAACCCAGAGGCCATGGCGTCGTTCAAGCAGGCCCAG GCTTTAGCTGGCGGACCCTTGGTGCAAGCCCGGAACTTTGCAGTCATGACCGGCGCAAACGCAGGCATATCTTCTGTCATGAGAAGGATACGAGGGCAAGAGGACATCCAGGGCAG CATGGCAGCTGCTTTCGGTTCTGGTGCTCTTTTCTCCATAGTGAGCGGAGTGGGAACTCCTAATCCAGTGGTAAATGCAATTACAACTGGTGTTGCTTTTGCAGTATTTCAAGGTGGCTTTTTCATG ATTGGGCAGAAATTCTCAAAGCCATCAAGCGAAGATACATACTACTCTCGGACAAGAAGCATGCTGCACAAACTGGGTCTTGAAAAGTATGAAAAGAATTTCAAGAGGGGCCTCCTCAATGATCAAACATTGCCACTCCTTACGGACAG TGCTCTGAGAGATGTGAAGATCCCTCCTGGACCCAGACTTCTCATACTCGACCAAATTAAAAG GGACCCTGAGCTGGTTCGAGCAAAGTGA
- the LOC136473663 gene encoding zinc finger protein GAI-ASSOCIATED FACTOR 1-like: MSHTSEEESLNNFQQQAKLEACPAGSSKADTAMPVGKKRRGHPGILDADVEVVALSPKTLLTTNRYICEVCHKGFQRDQNLQLHRRGHNLPWKLKQRSSTEAKKKVYVCPEVTCPHHDGSRALGDLTGIKKHYSRKHGEKKWKCDRCSKKYAVQSDWKAHTKICGTKEYRCDCGTIFSRKDSFITHRAFCDALAEDNSKVNQSLATMVGNLHGHQHDIFSHGVPTFPTSPTDVMANLSNALITRNTTLFSNQISPKDSGFPLDGSPSSYPYMSMNSPYMSATALLQKAAVMGSKTSQDPISPLLLKSFNLTTPSPRDHMDISSGSQGDSLGDSAANSIGIKAAEDEGSYMSGRGNILMNTPWVNSYRPTTVPLIGLMNNPFGMRADKESSGIFSGSQTQHNRQENISGVGDAGLTQDFLGLGGSGNLEMSSETYNADVTALSYSDEQQKSQEHIYSYHQSSLDSIALEKSIWES, encoded by the exons ATGCTGATGTGGAAGTAGTGGCTTTGTCACCCAAGACACTCCTGACAACAAACAGGTACATATGTGAGGTCTGTCACAAGGGCTTCCAGAGAGACCAGAACCTCCAGCTCCATAGGAGGGGCCATAACCTACCATGGAAGCTGAAGCAGAGAAGCAGCACTGAAGCTAAGAAGAAGGTGTATGTCTGCCCTGAGGTCACCTGCCCTCATCATGATGGAAGCCGAGCATTGGGCGATCTCACAGGCATAAAGAAGCACTACTCCAGGAAACATGGGGAGAAGAAGTGGAAGTGTGACAGGTGTTCAAAGAAGTATGCTGTCCAGTCGGACTGGAAGGCGCACACAAAGATATGTGGCACAAAGGAGTATCGATGTGACTGTGGAACAATATTTTCAAG AAAGGACAGCTTCATCACACATCGAGCCTTCTGTGATGCACTTGCTGAAGACAACTCCAAGGTTAACCAAAGCCTTGCAACAATGGTGGGAAATCTGCATGGTCACCAGCATGATATCTTTTCACATGGAGTGCCTACCTTCCCCACTTCACCAACTGATGTGATGGCAAACTTGTCTAATGCTCTGATTACAAGGAACACAACATTGTTCTCCAACCAGATATCGCCCAAGGATTCAGGCTTTCCACTTGATGGAAGCCCGTCGAGTTACCCTTATATGTCCATGAATTCTCCATACATGTCTGCTACCGCACTGCTACAGAAAGCTGCAGTGATGGGTTCGAAGACCAGCCAGGATCCTATATCACCATTGCTCCTAAAAAGTTTCAACTTGACAACTCCTAGTCCTAGAGATCACATGGACATATCTTCTGGAAGCCAGGGAGACTCCCTCGGGGATTCAGCAGCTAACAGTATTGGCATCAAGGCAGCTGAAGATGAGGGCTCTTACATGAGTGGTCGCGGTAACATTCTGATGAACACACCATGGGTGAATAGTTACAGGCCTACCACAGTGCCTTTAATTGGTCTAATGAATAATCCATTTGGCATGAGAGCAGACAAGGAGAGCTCTGGCATATTTTCTGGAAGCCAAACGCAACACAACAGGCAGGAAAATATTTCAGGGGTAGGAGATGCTGGACTAACGCAGGACTTTCTAGGACTAGGAGGCAGTGGGAATTTGGAAATGAGTTCTGAGACTTACAATGCTGATGTGACAGCATTGAGCTATTCTGATGAGCAGCAGAAGTCGCAGGAACATATCTACTCCTACCATCAGTCATCTCTTGACTCCATTGCACTGGAGAAATCCATTTGGGAATCATGA